In Natranaerovirga hydrolytica, the sequence ATCTGTGGTGCAAATGCCCTCTATCTGCTTCCATTACAGGTCTTCCACTAATCACTCTTCTAAAGATAGCAAAAAATGTATCAAATATTGGTAACCCTAAGACTAAAACTGCAACAAATACTGTAACAGCTGTATAACTCTTCATCAACCCTTGAATAGATATTACTGCAAGGGTAAATCCTAGAAAAGTGGAACCTGTATCACCCATAAATATCTTAGCTGGATTAAAGTTATACGGCAAAAACCCTAAACAAGAGCCTGCAAGAGCTGCTGTTAAAACAATCGTCACAGGTATTGGAACCGGTGTTAAAATAGACAAAAGCATCAAACATAAAGCTGCAATTGAGGAAACGCCTGCTGCTAATCCATCTAACCCATCAATTAGATTAACCGCATTGGTTACACCAATTACCCAAACCATAGTCACCAATTTACTCATAGCGCCTAATTCAATAATATTAGCAGATGAAAAAGGCCATGAAAAATACTCTATCGTTGTACCTGTATAAACCACAATTAAAGCCGCAATGATTTGAAATGAAAGCTTTATTTTAGGGCTCAAAGAATGAACATCATCTAAAAGACCTACACTGGTTATTAAAATACCACCAAAAATCAATCCCATTAACTGAACATTTTCCACGCCATTCATAAAGGGAACTATAAAAATGACTGTCAGCATAAATCCTGAAACAATAGCTATTCCACCTGCTAGAGGCATAGGCTTTTTATGCATCCCTCTCGATTTAGGATAATCAATAGCACCAATTTTAAATGCAATTTTTTTGCTTACCGGAGTCATTAACAACGATATTGCAAATGCAATACCAAAAGCTAATATATATATATAACTTGGATTCAAACCATTTATTATTTTTAACATTTGTGTGGCTCCTTTATTTTTTTTAGAACCTATTATTAGTTTCTTTAATATGAAAAAATTTAACCAAGTACATTCTATATTTTTATGTAATAAATGTCAACAAAATTTAAACTTGTAATATAAACTTAATGTAAAACAGTCATATAAAACACTTAGCGCTGTCTTCTACTTTTCACCCATTTTTACCCATCTTTTTTTTGACATAACTTTCTTTACCAATAAAATCTTATTTTATGCATATTTGTATTTAAAATTAGAGAATGGGAAATCCCATTCTCTAATTTTTTGTATACTTAACAATTTCTATATTCGCTTCTCTTAATAAGTCTAATGACAATGTATCTGGGTACGCTCCATTAAAAACAATCTTATGAATACCCGCATTAATAATTAATTTTGAACAAATCACACAAGGCTGATTGGTTACATAAATTGTGCTGCCATCTATATTCACACCATGCTTTGCCGCTTGTACAATAGCGTTTTGTTCTGCATGAGATGCTCTACATAATTCATGTCTTTCGCCTGATGGAATCTTTAATTCATCTCTTAGACATCCAACTGTTTCACAATGTTGACAGCCTGAAGGTGCACCATTATATCCAGAAGATAAAATTCTTTTATCTTTGACGATTAAAGCGCCTACTTTTCTTCTTAAACAAGTGGACCTTCCTTTTATCAAATCAACTATGTCCATAAAGTACTGATCCCAACTCGGTCTCAATTAATAGCCCCCCATTCTTAGCACACTATTTTGTTCCGTATAGTCTGTCCCCTGCGTCACCTAATCCTGGAACAATATAACCATGCTCATTTAATTTTTCATCTAATGCCGCTAAGAATATATCTACATCCGGGTGTTCATTTTGAACCCTTTGCACACCTTCTGGCGCTGCTAACAGACACATTAATCGAATTCTTTTAACACCTTTATCTTTAATAAACTGAATCGCTGCTGAAGCAGATCCACCTGTTGCTAACATGGGATCTAACACAAAGATATCTCTTTCATCTGCATCAATCGGAAGTTTACAATAATATTCCACTGGATTTAACGTTTCTGGATCTCTGTATAATCCTACATGCCCAACCTTTGCTGCCGGAACCAAGTTAAGCATACCGTCTACCATACCTAACCCAGCCCTTAAAATAGGCACGATACCTAATTTCTTCCCTGCAATGGCTTTTGCCTTTGTCTTTGTAACCGGTGTTTCTACTTCTACATCTCGTAAAGGCAAATTCCTAGTTGCTTCATAACACATCAGCATAGATATTTCTTCAACAATTTCTCTAAACTCTTTTGAACCCGTTTCTTTATTTCTTAAAATACCAACTTTGTGTTGGATTAATGGATGTTCCATAACATAAACACTTGACATAATTTGTCCTCCTTAT encodes:
- a CDS encoding glycosyltransferase family 4 protein, which codes for MLKIINGLNPSYIYILAFGIAFAISLLMTPVSKKIAFKIGAIDYPKSRGMHKKPMPLAGGIAIVSGFMLTVIFIVPFMNGVENVQLMGLIFGGILITSVGLLDDVHSLSPKIKLSFQIIAALIVVYTGTTIEYFSWPFSSANIIELGAMSKLVTMVWVIGVTNAVNLIDGLDGLAAGVSSIAALCLMLLSILTPVPIPVTIVLTAALAGSCLGFLPYNFNPAKIFMGDTGSTFLGFTLAVISIQGLMKSYTAVTVFVAVLVLGLPIFDTFFAIFRRVISGRPVMEADRGHLHHRLVDRGYSQKRAVLTLYGISSCFGLAGILFALTDALVAFILLATMLIVWVIDNFIIVREKSNKQKHKL
- a CDS encoding deoxycytidylate deaminase, whose product is MRPSWDQYFMDIVDLIKGRSTCLRRKVGALIVKDKRILSSGYNGAPSGCQHCETVGCLRDELKIPSGERHELCRASHAEQNAIVQAAKHGVNIDGSTIYVTNQPCVICSKLIINAGIHKIVFNGAYPDTLSLDLLREANIEIVKYTKN
- the upp gene encoding uracil phosphoribosyltransferase translates to MSSVYVMEHPLIQHKVGILRNKETGSKEFREIVEEISMLMCYEATRNLPLRDVEVETPVTKTKAKAIAGKKLGIVPILRAGLGMVDGMLNLVPAAKVGHVGLYRDPETLNPVEYYCKLPIDADERDIFVLDPMLATGGSASAAIQFIKDKGVKRIRLMCLLAAPEGVQRVQNEHPDVDIFLAALDEKLNEHGYIVPGLGDAGDRLYGTK